The following nucleotide sequence is from Streptomyces brevispora.
CGTCGTCCGCGAGCCGGTCGCACTCCTCGTACGTCAGGTGGTCCTGGCGCGGCTGTTCGCTGCGCTGTCCCAGCAGGCCGGTGCAGACGAAGAACACCGCCCGCACGCCGAACCGGTCGAGGATCTCCCTCGCGTGGACCGTGTTGTCGCGGTAGCCGTCGTCGAAGGTGACGAGCACGGCCGGCCGGTCCGGCCGGCGCGGCCCGCCCTCGGCCAGCAGGTCCGCGGGGTCGTAGGGGTCGAAGTCCTTGAGCACCCGCTCCAGGCCGGTCGCGAACTCGTCCGGGGTGACGGACGTGTAGTGCCGCAGCTCGGGGTGGACGTGGTGGAAGTAGAGGACCAGCGGCCAGCCGGGCGCGCTGCCGGTGGCCGGCTGGTGCTCGGCCGGTATGCCGGGGAAGTACGGGGCTTCGGGCACGGTCATCGGGCTGCTCCGGACACGTTCTTCGGGGTGGGCGCCGCGGCGGGGGCGAGCGGGCCGAGGATCTGCCGCATGACCCGGTCGATGTGGCCGGCCAGCGCTTCGACGCGTTCGGGAGCGAAGTGGCCCGTGGAGTACTTGAGGCTCAACTCCAGTTCCCCGCCGACGATGTCGCCCTCCGCCATCAGCAGGTAGCGCTCATGCTGGAGGGGTGAGCGGTGCGCCCCGAAGCTCTCCGCCGCCGGCCTCAGCACGGCGCCGGGCGCCCGCTGTTCCAGCCGCAGGAGATGCCCGCGGAAGTTGAGGCGGACCGCGGGCCGCGCGGCGGAGTCCAGCGCCGCGCGTTCCGCGGCGTCGGGCGAGGAGAACCGCAGCGCGTCGAACCCGTACCGCCGCTCCGGAAGAGCGGCCGGCCGTGCCAGCGCTGTCCGCAGGGCGGCGATCGACTCGCCCTCCCAGCGGAGCACCGCGGGGAACGTGCTCTGTACGTAGCCGACGGTTCGGGACAGGTCGAGGTGGCCCGGGGCGACATCGCGGCTGTGTGCGTACACGTCCACACCGTGTACCGGTTCGCCGGTCCACGCCGCCAGGCCGCCCACCAGGCAGCCGAGTGCGAAATCGTGCGGGGCCACGCCAAGTGCGGGCAGTTCGTGGGTGACCAGCCGGGTCGCGTCGGCGGGCAGCCGGAAGCGGTGGGTGCGCAGGGTGGGCAGCTCGGCGGGGCCGTCGCCGTCGGGTCGCAGGACGGCGAACCCGCCGGACGCCGCCGCCCACACGGCGGCGTCCGCCCGCGCCTGGTCCGTGCGTACCCACTCCTGGAGTGCCTGGCCGACGGCGCGCGGGCCGGTGACGGCCGATTCGGGGGCGTCGCCGCCGAGCAGTGCCTCCAGGTCGTCCACCAGCAGGCCCATGGACACGCCGTCCAGCACGAAGTGATGAACCGTCAGCAGCAGCCGTGCCGTGCCGTCGCCGATCTCGGCGTGCAGCAGCTGGAGGACGCGGCCCGAGGACAGCGACATCGACCGCTGAGAGGCGGCCAGTTCCTCCTCCAGGCGCTCGGTCCGCTCCTGGGGTGCGACCGCCGAGAGGTCCACATGGCGCACGGCGGAGTGGGGCGCCGGTTCGGTGAGTTCGGCCGTTCCGTCGTCGTGCAGCGCGGTGCGCAGCGCCGAGTGGCGCCGCATCAGCGCTCCGGCGACCAGCGCGAGGCGCTCCGCGGGCAGTCCGGAGTCCAGGGTGAACAGGGCGTTGAGGCAGAAGTGGTCGCGTTCGGGGAGGTCGCCGTCGCCGAGCCACCGCCGCTGCGCGGGCAGCAGACGGAGCGGGCCCGCGGGCTCGTCCGCCACGACCGGGACCGGCGCCGCGCGCTCCGCCGCCCGTGCGACCGCCGCGCGGGCGGTGCGCCCGGCGAGCAGGTCCCCGGGGGTCATGGGCACGCCGAGGGCGCGCATCCGGGCACACACGCGCATGGCCATGAGGGAGTCGCCGCCCTGGGCGAGGAAGTCGTCGTCCGGTCCGAGCAGGGGTGCCTGCAGGAGGCCGCGCAGCGCCCGGACCACCGCGTCGAGCGGCGCCGGTCCTTCGCCCCCGGTGTCCGACGGGCCGGTGTCCGCGGCCCCGGCCCGGTCTGCCAGCAGTTCGGCGGCCGCCGCGGCCGCGGCGCGGCGGTCGGTCTTGCCGGAGGTGGTGAGCGGCAGCCGGTCGAGCACGGCGATGCGGCCGGGCACCAGGTAGCCGGGGACCCGGCCCCTCAGGTGTTCGCGGACGGCCCGCGGATCCGGTCCCTGCGCGCTGCGGGCGACGGCGGCGGCGAGCAACTGCCCGCCGTTGCCGTCGTCCAGGGTGAAAGCCGTCGCCGAGCTCACCCCGGGCACGTCGAGCAGGTGCCGGTCGACCTCGTCCAGTTCGATGCGGTGTCCGCGCACCTTCACCTGGTTGTCGATACGGCCCAGGAATTCGAGGGTGCCGTCCTCGTACCGCCGCACGAGATCGCCGGTGCGGTACATGCGGGCCCCCGGCTGCTGGGTGTACGGGTCGGGGCAGAATCGTTCGCGGGTGCGCTGCGGGTCGCGCAGGTAGCCGGCCGCGAGGAGGTCGCCGCCGATCCACAGCTCGCCCGGTTCTCCCGGCGCGGCGGGCAGGCGGTTCTCGTCGAGGACATGGAGGACCCTGGTGCCGACGGGCCCGCCGATGGGCAGTCCCCCGGTCTCGGGAAGGTTGTGGTGGGGTGCGATCACCATGGCCGTCGCGGTGATCACGGTCTCGGTCGGCCCGTATCCGTTCACCAGGGTGGTACCGGCGAGCGGGGTGCGCCGGTGGGTGCGGGCGTCGGCGGTGGTGGCGTTCTCGCCCCCGATGACGACGGTGCGCACGGCCCCGAAGGACGGGCCGGCCGCCCCGTCCAGCTCGGAGCAGATCATCCGCCAGTAGGCGGTGGGCAGTTGGAGGACCGTCACGCCGAGATCGCGGACGAGCGAGGCGAGGTCGTCCGTGCCGGGGACGCCGCCCTCGTGGAAGGCGAGGGTGCCGCCGGCCGCCAGCGTGGGCCAGATCTCCTCCTGTGCGACGTCGAACCCGATGCTCGCGAACTGCAGCACCGTGTCGTGCTCGTCGAGCCCGAACAGACCTGTCGCGGCGGTGACATGGCCGGCCAGCGCCCGGTGTCCCACCAGAACGCCCTTGGGGGCTCCGGTGGATCCGGAGGTGTAGATGAGGTACGCGGCGGGTCCGTCGGCCGTCATCGCGTCCCGGTCGTCTTCCGCTCCGTCGCGCGGGGCGGCCAGAGCCGTCGGTCCGGTCTCCGCGTCGATGAGTGCGACGGCGCGGGAGTGGCCGAGCAGATGGCTGCGGCGTTCCTCGGGGGTCGCGGTGTCGATCGGCAGGAAGACGGCGCCCGCGAGCCAGCTCCCGAGCATGGCGGCGACCGCGCCGGGGCCGGACGGCAACCGCACCGCGACCGTGTCCCCGGGGCGTACCCCCAGTTCCGCCAGGGTCTGTGCGCGTTCCCGCGCCCGCTCCCACAGTTCGGCATAGGTCACGGTGGTGTGCCTGGTGCGGAGCGCGATCGCGGTCGGCCGGTTCTCGGCGTGCGCGCGGACCATCGCCGGCGCGCCCATGGGCTCGGTCATGCGAGTGCCCCGTCCGTGGCAGCGGTCGGCCCGCTGGGGTCCAGTACGAGCCGGGCCTGCGCCAGCAGTTCCGTCCGGTACATCTGGTGGTGCTGGACGACCAGGGTCAGGTCCGCCGTGGCGAGATCGTCCATCAGGTCGCCGCTGGGGCGGACCGCACGGCCACGCGCCGTGAACGTGGTCACGTACGGGTCGTGGAAGACGACCTCCGCACCGGCGGCCAGCAGTTCGACGGCCAGCGGCTCCGCCGGGGAGTGACGGGTGTCGGCGACATCGGGCTTGTAGGTGACACCGAGCAGCAGAATCCGGGCGCCCCGTACGGCGATGCCGCGCGCTGCCAGCATCTCCTGTGCCCGGGCCGCGACCCAGACCGGTACCGAGTCATTGACGCACTGGGCCTGTTCGGCCATCCGGAACGGCATACCCGCCTGCGCGGCGCGGTGCACCAGGTAGAGCGGATCGACCGGGATGCAGTGGCCGCCGACCCCCGCACCCGGCCGGAAGGGGGTGAAGCCGAAGGGCTTGGTCGCCGCCGCCTCGATGGTGTCCCACACGTCGACGCCCAGCCGGTGGCAGATCTGCGCGAACTCGTTGACCAGCGCGAGGTTGACCTGGCGGTAGGTGTTCTCCAGGATCTTCGCGGCCTCGGCCTCCCTGGTGGAACGGGTGACGTGCACGCGTTCGGTGAGCTTGCCGTAGAAGGCCGCCGCCCGGGTGCCGCACTCGGGCGTGAGGCCGCCGACGACCTTGGGCGTGTTGTGGAAGCCGTACCGGGTGTTGCCCGGGTCGACCCGCTCGGGCGAGAAGGCCAGGAAGAAGTCCTCGCCCGCCACCAGTCCCGACTCCTCCAGGATGTCGCGGATCACCCCGTCGGTCGTGCCGGGGTAGGTGGTCGACTCGATGATCACGAGCTGACCGGCGGTCAGATGGTGGCGGACCGTGCGCGCCGCGGACAGCAGCGGTCCCAGGTCGGGCACACCGCGGGCATCCACCGGGGTGGGTACACACAGGGCGATGACGGAGCATTCGCCCAGGTAGTCGGGGTCGGTCGTGGCGTCGAGGAGGTCGGACACCGCACCGAGCTGGGCACGGGTCACGGTGTCCACGGGGGGCCGGCCGATGTTGACCTGCGCGACGAGGAAGTCGCTGAGGTCGAGGCCGCGGGTCCGGTGACCGGCCGCCGCCGCCGCGACGGCGAGCGGCAGGCCCGCGTACCCGATGCCGACGACGGCGACCTCGACCGTCCGGTCGTGGCCGGGCGTGGCGCGGGAGTCGGCCTCTGGGCAGCCGGAGGTGCGGGCCGCTCCCGTCGGGTCGGGCGGCGCGGCGGCGATGACGTCCATCGAGAGGCTCCTGGGAATGCGGGCTGGGAGTGGGTGCGTTGCTGCGCTGCGCGCTGCTACCACCAGCCGTTGTCGTCCACCCGGGCCTCGGGCGCGGCGGGCAGGCCGATCGACGCCAGGTCACGTTCCGGCGCTTCCGCGCCCGGTGCGGCACAGAGTCCAATTCCGGACAGACCGAAGAAAGTGCTACAACGAGAGTCATGGACGGTCACAGACATACGTATCCCCCGGGTGTCTGTTGATGATGAAGGTTCGAGCTGATGACACCGGTGTGCGGGTGGTGTCCTGGCATGCTTGCGCGATCAATGCTGCGGGCCTCGCCCTGCTCGATCAAGCCACAACAGCGGCGTGGACATGCCATGGCGAAAGAAGGACATGCCCCCAAAGTTTCTCACTATGTGAGACAGGAACGGAATGGGAACCGCCAGTTCCGCTACCGCTCCGCGGCTTGGCCCGACTTGGCACGGCACGGCATGACATAGCGCGGCGCGGCCCGGTCCGGAGCCGCACGACTCGGCGCGGCGCGGCGCGACCGCGCGTGACGTGACATGCGCGGCACGACCGCACCTCGTCAGTCCAGCAACCCCAACTCGGCCACCCGCAGGGCCGCCTGGAACCGCGTCTGCGCCCCGAGCCGCTCCAGCAGCCCGGCGATGGAGCGGCTCAGGGTGCGCGGAGAGACACCCAGGCGGCGGGCTATCGTCTCGTCCTTCAGCCCGTCGGCGAGCATCCGCACCACGGCGAGATCCTGGGCGTCGAGCACCGGGTCCGCCGTCCGGCCGGCCGGTGCGAGGTGGGACGGCGTGGCCGCGTGCCAGATGTAGTCGTAGAGCGCGTGCAGCGATCTGACCAGCGCGGGCCCGTGGATCGCGAAGGCGCCCCGGCTGCTGTCGTCCGGATCGATGGGAAGCACCGCGAGGTCGTCATCGAAGATGATCATGCGCAGGGGCAGGTACTCGGCCGTCCTGGCCTCCCTGCCCGGCCGTTCCGCGTCCGCCAGATAGGCCGCCATATGGGGAGTCTCCGCCGTCCGGCGGGAGTACAGCGCCTCCACCCGGATGTCCCGGCTCTCCATCTCCTTGTCGCGCAGCAGCATGTCGTCGATGATCCCCTCCGGCGGGGCGCCGCCCGGGTGCATCGACCGCATGCGGACCGTGGCCGTGCTGCCGGCGTCCTCCAGGAACGCGTTCACCAGCGCCGGCGCCGGCAGGATCTCGATCTCCACCGCCTCGCGCCGCTCGTCCCGAAGCCGCGGGTAGTCGCTGATCAGCGACGATATCGCCGTACGGATCCTCGACACATGCTGGAGGTGGGCCGTGGTCTGCCGGTCCTCGGCCGACAGCAGCCGTGTCAGCGCCGCCTCGGGCGTCACCGTCACATAGCCGCACGGCGCCTCGGACGCCGGAACCAGCAGCCCCACCCCGCTCAGCTCGTCACAGACCTGCTCGGCCTCCGCCAGGGAGCAGCGCACGTCCCGCGCCATCTCCTCAAGGGAGCGGTCCGGGTTCCGGTGGATCAGCCCGTACAGCCTCCAGCGCACCCGTTCGGGTCCCACGGTCACGAAGCCCCCCTGCCCCACATCCGGTCCCGGGGCCGTCGGCCCCGGGCGGGCCGTCCGCCGGACGGCCTCCGA
It contains:
- a CDS encoding polysaccharide deacetylase family protein, yielding MTVPEAPYFPGIPAEHQPATGSAPGWPLVLYFHHVHPELRHYTSVTPDEFATGLERVLKDFDPYDPADLLAEGGPRRPDRPAVLVTFDDGYRDNTVHAREILDRFGVRAVFFVCTGLLGQRSEQPRQDHLTYEECDRLADDGHLIGAHTRTHPHLDRAPADEGRRETEGSLADVRARYGPGPARLFAYPYGGVPEDPALPDEVLAFGTVRSPAAPWTESPQAIRRTYLPSGSADAWDGLVRHWRTGWA
- a CDS encoding amino acid adenylation domain-containing protein, with amino-acid sequence MTEPMGAPAMVRAHAENRPTAIALRTRHTTVTYAELWERARERAQTLAELGVRPGDTVAVRLPSGPGAVAAMLGSWLAGAVFLPIDTATPEERRSHLLGHSRAVALIDAETGPTALAAPRDGAEDDRDAMTADGPAAYLIYTSGSTGAPKGVLVGHRALAGHVTAATGLFGLDEHDTVLQFASIGFDVAQEEIWPTLAAGGTLAFHEGGVPGTDDLASLVRDLGVTVLQLPTAYWRMICSELDGAAGPSFGAVRTVVIGGENATTADARTHRRTPLAGTTLVNGYGPTETVITATAMVIAPHHNLPETGGLPIGGPVGTRVLHVLDENRLPAAPGEPGELWIGGDLLAAGYLRDPQRTRERFCPDPYTQQPGARMYRTGDLVRRYEDGTLEFLGRIDNQVKVRGHRIELDEVDRHLLDVPGVSSATAFTLDDGNGGQLLAAAVARSAQGPDPRAVREHLRGRVPGYLVPGRIAVLDRLPLTTSGKTDRRAAAAAAAELLADRAGAADTGPSDTGGEGPAPLDAVVRALRGLLQAPLLGPDDDFLAQGGDSLMAMRVCARMRALGVPMTPGDLLAGRTARAAVARAAERAAPVPVVADEPAGPLRLLPAQRRWLGDGDLPERDHFCLNALFTLDSGLPAERLALVAGALMRRHSALRTALHDDGTAELTEPAPHSAVRHVDLSAVAPQERTERLEEELAASQRSMSLSSGRVLQLLHAEIGDGTARLLLTVHHFVLDGVSMGLLVDDLEALLGGDAPESAVTGPRAVGQALQEWVRTDQARADAAVWAAASGGFAVLRPDGDGPAELPTLRTHRFRLPADATRLVTHELPALGVAPHDFALGCLVGGLAAWTGEPVHGVDVYAHSRDVAPGHLDLSRTVGYVQSTFPAVLRWEGESIAALRTALARPAALPERRYGFDALRFSSPDAAERAALDSAARPAVRLNFRGHLLRLEQRAPGAVLRPAAESFGAHRSPLQHERYLLMAEGDIVGGELELSLKYSTGHFAPERVEALAGHIDRVMRQILGPLAPAAAPTPKNVSGAAR
- a CDS encoding nucleotide sugar dehydrogenase codes for the protein MDVIAAAPPDPTGAARTSGCPEADSRATPGHDRTVEVAVVGIGYAGLPLAVAAAAAGHRTRGLDLSDFLVAQVNIGRPPVDTVTRAQLGAVSDLLDATTDPDYLGECSVIALCVPTPVDARGVPDLGPLLSAARTVRHHLTAGQLVIIESTTYPGTTDGVIRDILEESGLVAGEDFFLAFSPERVDPGNTRYGFHNTPKVVGGLTPECGTRAAAFYGKLTERVHVTRSTREAEAAKILENTYRQVNLALVNEFAQICHRLGVDVWDTIEAAATKPFGFTPFRPGAGVGGHCIPVDPLYLVHRAAQAGMPFRMAEQAQCVNDSVPVWVAARAQEMLAARGIAVRGARILLLGVTYKPDVADTRHSPAEPLAVELLAAGAEVVFHDPYVTTFTARGRAVRPSGDLMDDLATADLTLVVQHHQMYRTELLAQARLVLDPSGPTAATDGALA
- a CDS encoding helix-turn-helix transcriptional regulator; this translates as MTVGPERVRWRLYGLIHRNPDRSLEEMARDVRCSLAEAEQVCDELSGVGLLVPASEAPCGYVTVTPEAALTRLLSAEDRQTTAHLQHVSRIRTAISSLISDYPRLRDERREAVEIEILPAPALVNAFLEDAGSTATVRMRSMHPGGAPPEGIIDDMLLRDKEMESRDIRVEALYSRRTAETPHMAAYLADAERPGREARTAEYLPLRMIIFDDDLAVLPIDPDDSSRGAFAIHGPALVRSLHALYDYIWHAATPSHLAPAGRTADPVLDAQDLAVVRMLADGLKDETIARRLGVSPRTLSRSIAGLLERLGAQTRFQAALRVAELGLLD